A single region of the Brachypodium distachyon strain Bd21 chromosome 3, Brachypodium_distachyon_v3.0, whole genome shotgun sequence genome encodes:
- the LOC100826455 gene encoding calmodulin-binding transcription activator 3 isoform X3, whose protein sequence is MAAPEARRFAVVPHLGGSLFLFDRKVLRYFRKDAHNWRKKKDGKTVKEAHERLKSGSIDVLHCYYAHGEDNGNFQRRTYWMLEEDFMHIVLVHYLETKGGKSSRARGDSDMLQAAAADSPLSQIPSQTIEGESSLSGQASEYEETESADIYSGGAGYDSFTQMQQLQNGIGPMIHTSINSSYAPASSIGAYQGQQHAMAHNTNFYSSSHDNSSVVPNDSSLGLVMSGRESQTDLSSWNEMMRSDRCSIQMPRQLPVPSEQGTSAEGVGVEYLTFDEVYFDGLGLNDISAAGADGESSWQYPSAIGDLSAMENNFPQNDRPLEAVISQPFLKTKSSNLSDILKDSFKKSDSFTRWMSKELPDVEDSQIQSSSGAYWNTEEALDQFTVAPMLSQDQLFSIVDFSPSWTYAVSKTKVFVTGRFLNANEATERCKWSCMFGEVEVPAEISADGMTLHCYSPPHKPGRVPFYITCSNRLACSEVREFEFLASDPQYMDAPSPHGATNKIYFQIRLDKLLSLGQDAYKATISNPSLEMVDLSKKICSLMENSDEWSKLLKLADDNELLTDDQQDQFAENLIKEKLHIWLLHKVGDGGKGPSVLDYEGQGVLHLAAALGYDWAIRPTVTSGVNINFRDVHGWTALHWAAFCGRERTVVALIALGAAPGALTDPTPDFPSGSTPADLASANGHRGISGFLAESSLTSHLQALNLKEANMAEISGLPGIGDVTERSASQPASGDSLGAVRNAAQAAARIYQVFRVQSFQRKQAVQYKDEKGGISDEHALSLLSFKSSKPGKLDPRHAAASRIQNKFRGWKGRKEFLLIRQRIVKIQAHVRGHQVRKHYRKIVWSVGIVEKIILRWRRRGAGLRGFRSAEGAMGSSSSGICTNLITDKPAGDDYDFLQEGRKQTEDRLQKALARVKSMAQYPEARDQYRRILTVVSKMQESQATQEKMLEDPTEMDEGHFMSEFKELWDDDAPIPGYSSLHN, encoded by the exons GGTGGGAAGTCATCTCGTGCTAGGGGGGATAGTGACATGCTTCAAGCAGCTGCTGCAGATAGTCCATTAAGTCAGATACCTTCGCAGACTATAGAGGGTGAAAGCTCACTTAGTGGACAGGCATCTGAATATGAAGAGACAGAATCAG CAGATATTTATTCAGGAGGAGCCGGATACGACTCTTTCACTCAGATGCAGCAGCTCCAAAATGGAATTGGACCCATGATTCATACTTCTATTAACAGCTCTTATGCTCCTGCTTCATCCATCG GTGCATATCAGGGACAGCAACATGCTATGGCACATAATACAAACTTCTATTCTAGCAGTCATGATAATTCATCCGTTGTTCCCAATGATTCAAGTCTTGGACTTGTAATGAGTGGCCGTGAAAGTCAAACCGACCTTTCCTCATGGAATGAGATGATGAGATCAGATAGATGCTCCATTCAAATGCCCCGTCAACTTCCTGTTCCTTCCGAGCAAGGCACTTCTGCAGAAGGCGTGGGAGTTGAGTATTTGACATTTGATGAAGTATATTTTGATGGACTTGGTCTCAATGATATTAGTGCTGCAGGTGCTGATGGAGAATCATCCTGGCAG tACCCTAGTGCTATTGGTGATTTATCTGCAATGGAGAACAACTTCCCACAAAATGATCGGCCTTTGGAGGCAGTTATCAGTCAGCCATTTTTGAAGACGAAGTCATCGAATCTATCTGATATCCTAAAAGACAGCTTTAAGAAATCTGACAGTTTTACAAGATGGATGAGCAAAGAGCTTCCTGATGTGGAGGATTCCCAAATTCAATCTAGCTCAGGGGCGTACTGGAACACTGAAGAAGCATTGGATCAGTTTACTGTGGCACCAATGCTTTCACAGGACCAGCTCTTTAGTATAGTTGATTTTTCACCTAGCTGGACATATGCGGTCTCAAAGACTAAG GTTTTTGTTACTGGTAGATTCTTAAATGCTAATGAAGCCACAGAAAGATGCAAGTGGTCATGTATGTTTGGAGAAGTTGAAGTTCCAGCAGAGATTTCAGCAGATGGGATGACTCTCCATTGTTATTCTCCGCCACATAAGCCTGGTAGAGTCCCTTTCTATATCACCTGTTCGAATAGGTTGGCCTGCAGTGAAGTACGCGAGTTTGAATTCCTAGCAAGTGACCCTCAATACATGGATGCTCCTAGTCCACATGGtgcaacaaataaaatatattttcagaTACGTCTTGATAAACTATTGTCCCTGGGGCAAGATGCATACAAAGCAACTATATCTAACCCCAGTCTTGAGATGGTTGACTTGAGCAAGAAAATATGTTCACTGATGGAAAACAGTGATGAGTGGTCGAAGTTACTAAAGCTGGCTGATGATAATGAGCTTCTTACGGATGATCAGCAGGACCAGTTCGCTGAGAACTTGATCAAGGAAAAATTGCATATCTGGCTTCTTCATAAAGTAGGTGATGGTGGCAAGGGACCCAGTGTGTTAGATTATGAGGGGCAGGGTGTACTTCACCTAGCAGCTGCCCTTGGATATGATTGGGCTATAAGACCGACAGTTACATCTGGTGTTAACATCAATTTCAGGGATGTTCATGGATGGACTGCACTCCATTGGGCTGCATTTTGTGGCAG AGAGCGGACTGTAGTGGCGCTTATTGCGTTGGGAGCAGCTCCTGGAGCTTTGACGGATCCAACCCCTGATTTCCCTTCTGGAAGCACACCAGCAGATCTGGCATCTGCTAATGGACACAGGGGAATCTCTGGTTTCCTTGCAGAGTCTTCTCTGACTAGTCATCTTCAGGCCCTTAATCTGAAAGAAGCCAATATGGCCGAAATATCTGGTCTACCTGGTATTGGAGATGTCACTGAGAGAAGTGCTTCTCAACCTGCAAGTGGAGATTCACTAGGCGCTGTTCGAAATGCTGCTCAAGCTGCTGCTCGGATATATCAAGTTTTCAGGGTTCAATCCTTTCAGAGAAAGCAAGCCGTTCAATATAAGGATGAGAAAGGTGGAATATCTGATGAGCATGCGCTTTCTCTTCTGTCTTTCAAGTCATCCAAACCAGGGAAGCTTGATCCCCGGCATGCTGCTGCATCTCGTATACAAAATAAGTTCAGGGGATGGAAGGGGAGAAAGGAATTTCTTCTTATTAGGCAGCGGATTGTAAAGATCCAG GCTCATGTGCGAGGCCACCAAGTCAGGAAGCATTATCGTAAAATAGTGTGGTCTGTTGGGATAGTGGAGAAAATCATACTACGTTGGAGGCGAAGAGGGGCTGGTTTGCGTGGGTTTCGATCTGCAGAAGGTGCAatggggagcagcagcagtggaaTATGTACGAATTTGATCACAGATAAACCTGCCGGGGATGATTACGATTTCTTGCAAGAAGGACGAAAGCAAACTGAAGACAGGCTGCAGAAAGCTCTTGCCAGAGTCAAGTCCATGGCTCAGTACCCAGAGGCAAGAGACCAGTACCGGAGGATTTTGACCGTCGTATCAAAAATGCAGGAGTCTCAG GCTACACAAGAAAAGATGCTCGAGGACCCGACAGAGATGGATGAAGGTCATTTCATGAGTGAATTCAAGGAGTTGTGGGATGATGATGCACCTATCCCTGGCTACTCTAGTTTGCACAACTAA
- the LOC100826455 gene encoding calmodulin-binding transcription activator 3 isoform X4: MQQLQNGIGPMIHTSINSSYAPASSIGAYQGQQHAMAHNTNFYSSSHDNSSVVPNDSSLGLVMSGRESQTDLSSWNEMMRSDRCSIQMPRQLPVPSEQGTSAEGVGVEYLTFDEVYFDGLGLNDISAAGADGESSWQYPSAIGDLSAMENNFPQNDRPLEAVISQPFLKTKSSNLSDILKDSFKKSDSFTRWMSKELPDVEDSQIQSSSGAYWNTEEALDQFTVAPMLSQDQLFSIVDFSPSWTYAVSKTKVFVTGRFLNANEATERCKWSCMFGEVEVPAEISADGMTLHCYSPPHKPGRVPFYITCSNRLACSEVREFEFLASDPQYMDAPSPHGATNKIYFQIRLDKLLSLGQDAYKATISNPSLEMVDLSKKICSLMENSDEWSKLLKLADDNELLTDDQQDQFAENLIKEKLHIWLLHKVGDGGKGPSVLDYEGQGVLHLAAALGYDWAIRPTVTSGVNINFRDVHGWTALHWAAFCGRERTVVALIALGAAPGALTDPTPDFPSGSTPADLASANGHRGISGFLAESSLTSHLQALNLKEANMAEISGLPGIGDVTERSASQPASGDSLGAVRNAAQAAARIYQVFRVQSFQRKQAVQYKDEKGGISDEHALSLLSFKSSKPGKLDPRHAAASRIQNKFRGWKGRKEFLLIRQRIVKIQAHVRGHQVRKHYRKIVWSVGIVEKIILRWRRRGAGLRGFRSAEGAMGSSSSGICTNLITDKPAGDDYDFLQEGRKQTEDRLQKALARVKSMAQYPEARDQYRRILTVVSKMQESQATQEKMLEDPTEMDEGHFMSEFKELWDDDAPIPGYSSLHN; this comes from the exons ATGCAGCAGCTCCAAAATGGAATTGGACCCATGATTCATACTTCTATTAACAGCTCTTATGCTCCTGCTTCATCCATCG GTGCATATCAGGGACAGCAACATGCTATGGCACATAATACAAACTTCTATTCTAGCAGTCATGATAATTCATCCGTTGTTCCCAATGATTCAAGTCTTGGACTTGTAATGAGTGGCCGTGAAAGTCAAACCGACCTTTCCTCATGGAATGAGATGATGAGATCAGATAGATGCTCCATTCAAATGCCCCGTCAACTTCCTGTTCCTTCCGAGCAAGGCACTTCTGCAGAAGGCGTGGGAGTTGAGTATTTGACATTTGATGAAGTATATTTTGATGGACTTGGTCTCAATGATATTAGTGCTGCAGGTGCTGATGGAGAATCATCCTGGCAG tACCCTAGTGCTATTGGTGATTTATCTGCAATGGAGAACAACTTCCCACAAAATGATCGGCCTTTGGAGGCAGTTATCAGTCAGCCATTTTTGAAGACGAAGTCATCGAATCTATCTGATATCCTAAAAGACAGCTTTAAGAAATCTGACAGTTTTACAAGATGGATGAGCAAAGAGCTTCCTGATGTGGAGGATTCCCAAATTCAATCTAGCTCAGGGGCGTACTGGAACACTGAAGAAGCATTGGATCAGTTTACTGTGGCACCAATGCTTTCACAGGACCAGCTCTTTAGTATAGTTGATTTTTCACCTAGCTGGACATATGCGGTCTCAAAGACTAAG GTTTTTGTTACTGGTAGATTCTTAAATGCTAATGAAGCCACAGAAAGATGCAAGTGGTCATGTATGTTTGGAGAAGTTGAAGTTCCAGCAGAGATTTCAGCAGATGGGATGACTCTCCATTGTTATTCTCCGCCACATAAGCCTGGTAGAGTCCCTTTCTATATCACCTGTTCGAATAGGTTGGCCTGCAGTGAAGTACGCGAGTTTGAATTCCTAGCAAGTGACCCTCAATACATGGATGCTCCTAGTCCACATGGtgcaacaaataaaatatattttcagaTACGTCTTGATAAACTATTGTCCCTGGGGCAAGATGCATACAAAGCAACTATATCTAACCCCAGTCTTGAGATGGTTGACTTGAGCAAGAAAATATGTTCACTGATGGAAAACAGTGATGAGTGGTCGAAGTTACTAAAGCTGGCTGATGATAATGAGCTTCTTACGGATGATCAGCAGGACCAGTTCGCTGAGAACTTGATCAAGGAAAAATTGCATATCTGGCTTCTTCATAAAGTAGGTGATGGTGGCAAGGGACCCAGTGTGTTAGATTATGAGGGGCAGGGTGTACTTCACCTAGCAGCTGCCCTTGGATATGATTGGGCTATAAGACCGACAGTTACATCTGGTGTTAACATCAATTTCAGGGATGTTCATGGATGGACTGCACTCCATTGGGCTGCATTTTGTGGCAG AGAGCGGACTGTAGTGGCGCTTATTGCGTTGGGAGCAGCTCCTGGAGCTTTGACGGATCCAACCCCTGATTTCCCTTCTGGAAGCACACCAGCAGATCTGGCATCTGCTAATGGACACAGGGGAATCTCTGGTTTCCTTGCAGAGTCTTCTCTGACTAGTCATCTTCAGGCCCTTAATCTGAAAGAAGCCAATATGGCCGAAATATCTGGTCTACCTGGTATTGGAGATGTCACTGAGAGAAGTGCTTCTCAACCTGCAAGTGGAGATTCACTAGGCGCTGTTCGAAATGCTGCTCAAGCTGCTGCTCGGATATATCAAGTTTTCAGGGTTCAATCCTTTCAGAGAAAGCAAGCCGTTCAATATAAGGATGAGAAAGGTGGAATATCTGATGAGCATGCGCTTTCTCTTCTGTCTTTCAAGTCATCCAAACCAGGGAAGCTTGATCCCCGGCATGCTGCTGCATCTCGTATACAAAATAAGTTCAGGGGATGGAAGGGGAGAAAGGAATTTCTTCTTATTAGGCAGCGGATTGTAAAGATCCAG GCTCATGTGCGAGGCCACCAAGTCAGGAAGCATTATCGTAAAATAGTGTGGTCTGTTGGGATAGTGGAGAAAATCATACTACGTTGGAGGCGAAGAGGGGCTGGTTTGCGTGGGTTTCGATCTGCAGAAGGTGCAatggggagcagcagcagtggaaTATGTACGAATTTGATCACAGATAAACCTGCCGGGGATGATTACGATTTCTTGCAAGAAGGACGAAAGCAAACTGAAGACAGGCTGCAGAAAGCTCTTGCCAGAGTCAAGTCCATGGCTCAGTACCCAGAGGCAAGAGACCAGTACCGGAGGATTTTGACCGTCGTATCAAAAATGCAGGAGTCTCAG GCTACACAAGAAAAGATGCTCGAGGACCCGACAGAGATGGATGAAGGTCATTTCATGAGTGAATTCAAGGAGTTGTGGGATGATGATGCACCTATCCCTGGCTACTCTAGTTTGCACAACTAA